From Erigeron canadensis isolate Cc75 chromosome 8, C_canadensis_v1, whole genome shotgun sequence, one genomic window encodes:
- the LOC122611185 gene encoding nucleolin 1 isoform X2 yields the protein MGTKVKKSASKADVVEAKPIKSGKKGKRDAEEIIEKEVVSSKKQKVVNGGVAQAVEKKKVETKTQKKIVKKQESSSEDDSSSESEEEQKVVAKKPAPAKKPVKDSSSDDSDSSSDEEEPKKPVAAAKIAAAPAKKKDDSSDESDSDSSDEEEAKPAAKPAPSKNGSVAAPAKKAESSDDSSEESDSSDDDVKAAPAKKPAVAAKKESSSEESSDEDSSSDEEEPQQKKAKPAAVKPAAKVEESSDSESEESDDEPAKPAVKKAAPKKANSSEESDDDEDDSSEEDEPKTAKKNGTDVEMVDAPSAKKAPQTPATPATGSKTLFMGNLSFSIEENDVVNFFKEAGEVVEVRFAMRDDRFAGYGHVEFATPDAAQEALKLSGQELLGREVRLDLAKERGAFTPGTGNERSFQKSGGQGQSLSVFVRGFGADDDFDNLRATLENHFGQCGEISRLSIPKDYESGAPKGVAFLDFADKAAFNKALELSGTDVGGGTITVEEAKPRGDSAGSNRGGGRSGGRGRFGDRDGGRSGGRGRFGGRDGGGRSGGRGRFGGRDGGRGRGPSRPSMATPGTGKKTTFDD from the exons ATGGGTACTAAAGTTAAGAAGTCTGCTTCCAAG GCTGATGTTGTTGAGGCTAAGCCGATCAAATCAGGGAAAAAAG gcAAGAGAGATGCGGAGGAGATTATTGAGAAGGAAGTAGTGAGTAGCAAGAAGCAGAAGGTAGTCAATGGTGGTGTTGCTCAGGCTGTCGAGAAAAAGAAGGTTGAGACAAAGACACAGAAGAAGATTGTTAAGAAACAGGAAAGCAGTTCCGAGGATGACAGCAGTTCTGAATCTGAGGAGGAACagaag GTTGTGGCCAAGAAACCAGCCCCAGCTAAGAAACCAGTGAAAGATTCCAGCAGTGATGACTCTGACTCTTCTTCTGATGAA GAGGAACCAAAGAAGCCAGTGGCTGCAGCCAAAATTGCCGCTGCACCAGCTAAAAAGAAAGATGATTCGAGTGATGAATCCGACTCCGATAGTTCAGATGAA GAGGAAGCCAAGCCTGCAGCAAAGCCTGCTCCCTCGAAAAATGGATCAGTAGCTGCTCCAGCAAAGAAGGCAGAGAGTTCTGACGACAGCTCTGAAGAAAGCGATTCATCTGATGACGAT GTCAAAGCAGCTCCTGCAAAGAAACCCGCTGTTGCAGCCAAG AAGGAATCGTCATCAGAAGAAAGCTCTGATGAAGATAGCTCATCTGATGAGGAAGAGCCTCAGCAGAAAAAGGCCAAG CCAGCTGCTGTTAAACCAGCTGCTAAAGTTGAAGAGAGCAGTGATTCTGAGTCCGAGGAAAGTGATGATGAGCCTGCAAAGCCAGCTGTAAAGAAGGCAGCTCCCAAGAAAGCTAATAGCTCTGAagaatctgatgatgatgaggatgatagTTCCGAGGAGGACGAACCTAAAACTGCAAAGAAAAAT GGTACTGATGTGGAAATGGTTGATGCTCCATCAGCGAAGAAAGCG CCTCAAACTCCAGCAACCCCTGCTACTGGATCCAAAACATTGTTTATGGGCAACCTAAGTTTCTCTATCGAAGAAAATGATGT AGTTAATTTCTTTAAAGAGGCTGGTGAAGTTGTTGAGGTTCGTTTTGCTATGAGAGATGATCGCTTTGCAGGTTATGGTCATGTTGAATTTGCCACCCCTGATGCTGCCCAAGAG GCTCTTAAACTTAGTGGTCAAGAACTGCTCGGTCGTGAGGTTAGACTTGATTTGGCAAAAGAAAGAGGTGCATTTACTCCTGGGACCGG AAATGAGAGGTCTTTCCAAAAGAGTGGTGGCCAGGGTCAatctttatctgtgtttgtaaGGGGATTTGGTGCCGATGATGATTTTGACAAT CTTAGGGCGACCCTCGAGAATCACTTTGGGCAATGTGGAGAAATTTCAAGGCTGTCTATTCCCAAGGATTACGAGTCTGGGGCTCCTAAAGG GGTTGCCTTCTTAGATTTTGCTGACAAGGCTGCCTTTAATAAAGCCCTTGAACTCTCTGGAACTGATGTTGGAGGAGGCACGATTACTGTTGAGGAAGCTAAACCAAGAGGCGATAGTGCAGGATCTAAccgtggtggtggtcggagcgGTGGTAGAGGTAGATTTGGTGACAGAGATGGAGGTAGGAGTGGCGGAAGAGGCAGGTTTGGTGGCAGAGATGGTGGTGGCAGGAGTGGCGGAAGAGGTAGGTTTGGTGGCAGAGATGGTGGAAGAGGCCGTGGGCCTAGCAGACCAAGCATGGCAACCCCTGGTACAG GAAAGAAGACAACTTTCGATGATTAA
- the LOC122611185 gene encoding nucleolin 1 isoform X1, translating into MGTKVKKSASKADVVEAKPIKSGKKGKRDAEEIIEKEVVSSKKQKVVNGGVAQAVEKKKVETKTQKKIVKKQESSSEDDSSSESEEEQKVVAKKPAPAKKPVKDSSSDDSDSSSDEEPKPTKKQSVPTPKNKPASSSDDTESSDDEPASKQVVFTDKNKKPSVESSEESDSSDDTDSSDEEEPKKPVAAAKIAAAPAKKKDDSSDESDSDSSDEEEAKPAAKPAPSKNGSVAAPAKKAESSDDSSEESDSSDDDVKAAPAKKPAVAAKKESSSEESSDEDSSSDEEEPQQKKAKPAAVKPAAKVEESSDSESEESDDEPAKPAVKKAAPKKANSSEESDDDEDDSSEEDEPKTAKKNGTDVEMVDAPSAKKAPQTPATPATGSKTLFMGNLSFSIEENDVVNFFKEAGEVVEVRFAMRDDRFAGYGHVEFATPDAAQEALKLSGQELLGREVRLDLAKERGAFTPGTGNERSFQKSGGQGQSLSVFVRGFGADDDFDNLRATLENHFGQCGEISRLSIPKDYESGAPKGVAFLDFADKAAFNKALELSGTDVGGGTITVEEAKPRGDSAGSNRGGGRSGGRGRFGDRDGGRSGGRGRFGGRDGGGRSGGRGRFGGRDGGRGRGPSRPSMATPGTGKKTTFDD; encoded by the exons ATGGGTACTAAAGTTAAGAAGTCTGCTTCCAAG GCTGATGTTGTTGAGGCTAAGCCGATCAAATCAGGGAAAAAAG gcAAGAGAGATGCGGAGGAGATTATTGAGAAGGAAGTAGTGAGTAGCAAGAAGCAGAAGGTAGTCAATGGTGGTGTTGCTCAGGCTGTCGAGAAAAAGAAGGTTGAGACAAAGACACAGAAGAAGATTGTTAAGAAACAGGAAAGCAGTTCCGAGGATGACAGCAGTTCTGAATCTGAGGAGGAACagaag GTTGTGGCCAAGAAACCAGCCCCAGCTAAGAAACCAGTGAAAGATTCCAGCAGTGATGACTCTGACTCTTCTTCTGATGAA GAACCCAAACCtactaagaaacagtctgttcCAACACCAAAAAATAAACCTGCTAGTAGTTCAGATGACACTGAATCATCAGATGATGAACCTGCTAGCAAACAGGTTGTCTTTACTGACAAAAATAAGAAACCTAGCGTGGAAAGTTCTGAAGAATCTGATTCTTCAGATGATACTGATTCCTCAGATGAA GAGGAACCAAAGAAGCCAGTGGCTGCAGCCAAAATTGCCGCTGCACCAGCTAAAAAGAAAGATGATTCGAGTGATGAATCCGACTCCGATAGTTCAGATGAA GAGGAAGCCAAGCCTGCAGCAAAGCCTGCTCCCTCGAAAAATGGATCAGTAGCTGCTCCAGCAAAGAAGGCAGAGAGTTCTGACGACAGCTCTGAAGAAAGCGATTCATCTGATGACGAT GTCAAAGCAGCTCCTGCAAAGAAACCCGCTGTTGCAGCCAAG AAGGAATCGTCATCAGAAGAAAGCTCTGATGAAGATAGCTCATCTGATGAGGAAGAGCCTCAGCAGAAAAAGGCCAAG CCAGCTGCTGTTAAACCAGCTGCTAAAGTTGAAGAGAGCAGTGATTCTGAGTCCGAGGAAAGTGATGATGAGCCTGCAAAGCCAGCTGTAAAGAAGGCAGCTCCCAAGAAAGCTAATAGCTCTGAagaatctgatgatgatgaggatgatagTTCCGAGGAGGACGAACCTAAAACTGCAAAGAAAAAT GGTACTGATGTGGAAATGGTTGATGCTCCATCAGCGAAGAAAGCG CCTCAAACTCCAGCAACCCCTGCTACTGGATCCAAAACATTGTTTATGGGCAACCTAAGTTTCTCTATCGAAGAAAATGATGT AGTTAATTTCTTTAAAGAGGCTGGTGAAGTTGTTGAGGTTCGTTTTGCTATGAGAGATGATCGCTTTGCAGGTTATGGTCATGTTGAATTTGCCACCCCTGATGCTGCCCAAGAG GCTCTTAAACTTAGTGGTCAAGAACTGCTCGGTCGTGAGGTTAGACTTGATTTGGCAAAAGAAAGAGGTGCATTTACTCCTGGGACCGG AAATGAGAGGTCTTTCCAAAAGAGTGGTGGCCAGGGTCAatctttatctgtgtttgtaaGGGGATTTGGTGCCGATGATGATTTTGACAAT CTTAGGGCGACCCTCGAGAATCACTTTGGGCAATGTGGAGAAATTTCAAGGCTGTCTATTCCCAAGGATTACGAGTCTGGGGCTCCTAAAGG GGTTGCCTTCTTAGATTTTGCTGACAAGGCTGCCTTTAATAAAGCCCTTGAACTCTCTGGAACTGATGTTGGAGGAGGCACGATTACTGTTGAGGAAGCTAAACCAAGAGGCGATAGTGCAGGATCTAAccgtggtggtggtcggagcgGTGGTAGAGGTAGATTTGGTGACAGAGATGGAGGTAGGAGTGGCGGAAGAGGCAGGTTTGGTGGCAGAGATGGTGGTGGCAGGAGTGGCGGAAGAGGTAGGTTTGGTGGCAGAGATGGTGGAAGAGGCCGTGGGCCTAGCAGACCAAGCATGGCAACCCCTGGTACAG GAAAGAAGACAACTTTCGATGATTAA